The following are from one region of the Molothrus aeneus isolate 106 chromosome 7, BPBGC_Maene_1.0, whole genome shotgun sequence genome:
- the RPL37A gene encoding large ribosomal subunit protein eL43: MAKRTKKVGIVGKYGTRYGASLRKMVKKIEISQHAKYTCSFCGKTKMKRKAVGIWHCGSCMKTVAGGAWTYNTTSAVTVKSAIRRLKELKDQ; encoded by the exons ATG GCCAAGCGCACCAAGAAGGTCGGGATCGTGGGTAAATATGGGACCCGTTACGGTGCATCCCTTAGGAAAATGGTGAAGAAGATTGAAATTAGCCAGCATGCCAAGTATACTTGCTCCTTCTGCGGCAAG ACCAAAATGAAGAGGAAGGCTGTGGGTATCTGGCACTGCGGGTCCTGCATGAAGACAGTTGCTGGTGGTGCCTGGACTTACAA TACCACCTCTGCAGTGACAGTCAAATCTGCCATCAGAAGACTGAAGGAACTGAAAGACCAGTAG